A stretch of Polypterus senegalus isolate Bchr_013 chromosome 3, ASM1683550v1, whole genome shotgun sequence DNA encodes these proteins:
- the gpc2 gene encoding glypican-2, with product MKISWFSSGLWLLAQFIALCLGDTRSRSCSEVRQVYGAKGFDPSTAPQTQMSGEHLRFCPQDYTCCTIEMEDWLSRQSEADFRGAVDETSQFLLSTFTQRHRKFDEFFRELFDVAEKSMKQMFTKTYGRLYAQNARVFQDLYTELRRYYSGASVSLSEVLSEFWARLVERMFTLVNPQYQFSDEYLECVSKHSEQLKPFGDVPRKLKIQVSRSFIAARALVQGLATGRDIVSKASKVTPTPECRRALMRMSYCPLCRGMPSLKPCHSFCQNVMKGCLANQADLDVEWNNFIETLNQLAEKLQGPFNIELATDSIGVKISEAIMYMQENSVQTSTKVFQGCGSPRPAPSRTKRSPRDETKRRFRTYTPEEKPTTAAGTNLDRLVSDLKDKLKTMRRFWAALPHNLCNDDKMAANVTNEDKCWNGQTRGRYLPDVTGDGLVNQINNPEVEVDIARPDVKTRQQIMQLRVATNRLKHAQNGNDVDFQDSSEDGSGSGGGERYSEDWPISGPSSNNPNKNSRTEAGQGKPARGRDRPNKWIRPNQTQDSKGNGGIRCAPHSGVMVLLSIVLLLHAFS from the exons ATGAAGATTTCTTGGTTCTCGAGCGGGCTTTGGCTGCTCGCCCAGTTTATCGCTCTTTGTCTGGGGGACACAAGGTCCCGCAGCTGTAGCGAGGTGCGCCAGGTATATGGAGCGAAGGGCTTCGACCCCAGTACTGCGCCTCAGACGCAGATGTCAG GGGAACATCTGCGGTTTTGTCCGCAGGACTACACTTGCTGCACCATTGAGATGGAAGACTGGTTATCTCGACAGAGTGAAGCTGACTTCCGGGGAGCAGTGGATGAAACTAGCCAGTTTCTCCTCTCAACATTTACACAGCGGCATCGCAAATTTGATG AATTTTTCCGGGAGCTGTTTGATGTGGCAGAGAAGTCTATGAAGCAGATGTTCACAAAGACCTATGGGAGGTTGTACGCACAGAATGCACGTGTCTTCCAGGACTTGTATACAGAGCTTCGTCGATATTATTCTG GTGCAAGTGTCAGTCTCAGTGAGGTGTTGTCAGAGTTCTGGGCTCGTTTGGTGGAGAGAATGTTCACCTTGGTCAACCCTCAGTACCAATTCAGTGATGAGTATTTGGAATGCGTTAGCAAACACTCCGAGCAGCTGAAACCATTTGGAGACGTTCCCCGTAAGCTAAAAATCCAG GTCTCTCGATCCTTTATTGCAGCACGGGCACTAGTACAAGGCCTGGCAACTGGTAGAGATATTGTCAGCAAGGCGTCAAAG GTTACCCCTACTCCTGAGTGTAGACGGGCCCTAATGCGCATGTCGTACTGCCCATTGTGCCGAGGAATGCCCAGCCTTAAACCGTGCCactcattttgccaaaatgttatGAAAGGCTGCTTGGCCAATCAGGCAGACTTGGATGTAGAATGGAACAATTTTATTG AAACACTCAATCAGCTGGCCGAGAAACTCCAGGGCCCTTTCAACATTGAGCTGGCCACTGACTCAATTGGTGTCAAGATCTCAGAGGCTATCATGTACATGCAAGAGAACAGTGTCCAGACCTCAACCAAG GTATTCCAAGGCTGTGGCAGCCCACGCCCTGCACCTAGCCGAACAAAACGGTCTCCACGAGATGAAACAAAGCGACGTTTCCGCACCTACACACCTGAGGAGAAACCCACTACAGCAGCTGGGACTAATCTGGATCGACTG gTTTCAGATCTTAAAGACAAGCTGAAGACGATGCGACGCTTTTGGGCCGCGCTGCCACACAACTTGTGCAATGATGACAAGATGGCAGCTAATGTTACTAATGAGGACAAGTGTTGGAATGGGCAAACACGGGGAAG ATATTTGCCCGATGTTACTGGGGATGGATTAGTCAACCAGATCAACAACCCAGAAGTGGAAGTTGACATTGCAAGACCTGATGTGAAAACCCGGCAGCAGATCATGCAGCTTAGAGTAGCAACAAACCGACTGAAGCATGCTCAGAATGGCAATGATGTAGACTTCCAAGATTCCA GTGAAGATGGTAGTGGCTCTGGTGGGGGTGAGCGTTACAGTGAAGACTGGCCAATCTCTGGACCTAGCAGCAATAATCCCAATAAGAACTCAAGAACTGAAGCTGGCCAGGGAAAACCTGCTCGTGGGCGAGACAGGCCCAATAAGTGGATCCGACCAAACCAGACTCAAGACAGTAAAGGGAATGGTGGAATTAGATGTGCACCGCACTCTGGGGTTATGGTGCTTCTGTCTATTGTATTGCTCTTACATGCTTTCTCCTAG